The proteins below come from a single Chrysoperla carnea chromosome 1, inChrCarn1.1, whole genome shotgun sequence genomic window:
- the LOC123306071 gene encoding adenylate kinase isoenzyme 1, with the protein MSSETGCVNPQVQPILDSGLPVIWVLGGPGSGKGTQCDKIVATYNFEHISSGDLLRLEVSKQSERAQALQAIMNEGKLVPMDIVLDLIREAMLEGLKKNKNGFLIDGYPRELIQGLTFEKSIVPVNVILYFECQEQTLIDRLLNRGKTSGRQDDNIDTIKNRLQTFLTNNDAILKEFEGKLVRINAERSVDEIFVDVKAALDKLTAKK; encoded by the exons ATGTCTTCTGAAAct GGATGTGTAAATCCACAAGTGCAACCTATTTTAGATTCAGGTCTGCCAGTGATTTGGGTATTGGGTGGTCCAGGATCAGGAAAAGGCACACAATGTGACAAAATTGTTGCTACATATAATTTTGAACATATATCATCCGGTGATCTACTTCGTTTAGAAGTGAGTAAACAAAGCGAACGTGCTCAAGCCTTACAAGCAATCATGAACGAAGGTAAATTAGTACCAATGGATATTGTCTTGGATTTGATTCGAGAAGCAATGTTAGAaggtttaaagaaaaataaaaatggatttttaattGATGGATATCCAAGAGAACTCATACAAGGTCTTACATTTGAAAAGTCAATTGTACCCGTcaatgttatattatattttgaatgccAGGAACAAACATTAATTGATCGGTTATTAAATCGTGGTAAAACATCTGGACGTCAAGACGACAACATTGACACAATTAAAAATcgattacaaacatttttaacgaATAATGATGCAATTTTAAAGGAATTCGAGGGCAAGTTAGTCAGG aTTAACGCTGAACGATCGgttgatgaaatttttgttgatgTGAAAGCTGCATTAGATAAATTGACTGCCAAGAAGTAA
- the LOC123292275 gene encoding uncharacterized protein LOC123292275: MQCSRIHTPDPKFHMVGSCLQSKGTIIGYGFQNDLQSCIDYSVQRMGLAFNYRRLTNNKSKLLSDDNVNNNEVTCEVLDCPEYENFTSLEPSPNYNYYSFYANPLPILTYTCLPSIGLFNLHKEHVNYTQAADICKEEGGDLAHILTDSRTIAISSFLRQSFKGADISRKLAYVGLQDVNGNGKFQTPLEEPLTCFPYRAWAPSNPKPVNKHHYCVAIDTDKMWKTVKCGMKLPFICELYPNGPFDSTNITLPESGCE; the protein is encoded by the exons ATGCAATGTTCGCGTATACATACACCGGATCCAAAGTTTCATATGGTTGGATCATGTTTACAATCGAAAGGAACGATTATTGGGTAtggttttcaaaatgatttacaATCATGTATTGACTATTCTGTACAACGTATGGGCTTAGCATTTAATTATCGTCgattaactaataataaaagtaaattgttaTCAGAtgataatgtaaataataatgaagttACATGTGAAGTGCTTGACTGCCctgaatatgaaaattttacatcaTTAGAGCCTAGtccaaattataattattacagttTTTATGCAAATCCATTac CAATCTTAACTTACACGTGCTTACCGAGTATTGGTTTATTTAATCTGCATAAGGAACACGTTAATTACACACAAGCTGCAGACATCTGCAAAGAAGAAGGTGGTGATTTAGCGCATATTCTAACGGACTCAAGAACAATTGCCATTTCAAGTTTTTTACGACAGTCCTTTAAAGGAGCAGATATATCTAGAAAATTAGCATATGTGGGATTACAAGATGTAAATGGCAATGGGAAATTTCAAACACCACTGGAAGAACCATTAACTTGTTTTCCATATCGAGCTTGGGCACCATCAAACCCTAAACCTGTAAATAAGCATCATTATTGTGTGGCTATAGATACAGATAAAATGTGGAAAACTGTAAAATGTGGCATGAAATTGCCGTTTATTTGTGAGTTGTACCCAAATGGACCTTTTGATAGCACAAATATTACATTACCTGAGAGTGGTTgtgaataa